In Chaetodon trifascialis isolate fChaTrf1 chromosome 2, fChaTrf1.hap1, whole genome shotgun sequence, one DNA window encodes the following:
- the adra1d gene encoding alpha-1A adrenergic receptor encodes MTHSNLRNESNNGIYFAEAFNGSFLDHIFPNDSNTTCTNFTLDSQAVGVGIILSVFILVAIVGNILVILSVVCNKHLQTVTNFFIVNLAMADLLLSIIVLPFSASLEVLGCWVFGRVFCNIWAAVDVLCCTASILSLCIISIDRYIGVKHCLKYPSIMTERKAVAILVLVWVSSTVISVGPLLGWKEPPPVDESICRITEEPGYALFSSLFSFYLPLMVILIMYFRVYVVARRTTKSLEAGVKRDRDKSMEVVLRIHCRSVLEDARPSSSKNSKNHPFRSSLSVRLMKFSREKKAAKTLAIVVGMFILCWLPFFFFLPMGSFFPALKPSETVFKVIFWLGYFNSCINPMIYPCSSKEFQRAFTRLLRCQCHQRQRVLRRFYDQRWRTAVKGMTRDQRGDYKPSYAVHESCGSSLLQKGKGRSLGFKRWSLFPPLQKSSFQLKEKVNNLSNKIKGGTGKSTTPAVGRIDIVDTVSMGIYSCEQSSYQFYDLAECYGLKETDI; translated from the exons ATGACACACTCTAACTTGAGGAACGAAAGCAACAATGGGATATATTTTGCAGAAGCTTTTAATGGATCATTTTTGGACCACATATTTCCAAACGACAGCAACACGACATGCACGAACTTCACACTGGACTCGCAGGCCGTCGGGGTTGGGATCATTCTCTCCGTTTTTATTTTGGTTGCAATTGTTGGGAACATTTTGGTCATCCTGTCTGTTGTATGCAATAAACATTTGCAGACTGTCACAAACTTCTTCATCGTTAACTTAGCCATGGCAGATCTGCTACTGAGCATTATCGTGCTGCCTTTCTCTGCATCTCTGGAGGTTCTTGGATGCTGGGTGTTTGGTCGGGTTTTCTGCAACATCTGGGCTGCGGTGGATGTGCTCTGCTGCACCGCATCCATCCTCAGCCTCTGTATCATCTCCATCGACCGGTACATAGGTGTGAAACACTGCCTGAAATACCCAAGTAtcatgacagagaggaaggcgGTGGCTATTTTAGTTCTAGTTTGGGTATCATCCACGGTCATCTCTGTCGGACCGCTGCTCGGATGGAAGGAACCGCCGCCTGTGGACGAAAGCATCTGCCGGATCACAGAGGAGCCGGGCTACGcgctcttctcctctctcttctctttctacCTCCCGCTCATGGTCATTCTCATCATGTATTTTCGGGTCTATGTGGTGGCCCGCAGGACTACCAAGAGCCTAGAAGCGGGCGTTAAACGAGACAGAGACAAGTCGATGGAAGTGGTCCTCCGGATACACTGTCGCAGCGTGCTGGAGGACGCGCGCCCGAGCAgctccaaaaacagcaaaaaccaCCCTTTTCGAAGTTCGCTCTCTGTGCGGCTGATGAAGTTCTCCAGGGAGAAGAAGGCTGCTAAAACCCTGGCCATCGTTGTGGGGATGTTCATCTTGTGCTGGctgccttttttcttctttctgccgATGG GATCCTTCTTTCCGGCGCTCAAGCCATCCGAAACTGTGTTCAAGGTGATCTTTTGGCTGGGCTACTTCAACAGCTGCATCAACCCTATGATCTACCCCTGCTCCAGCAAAGAGTTCCAGCGGGCTTTTACTCGGCTCCTCAGGTGCCAGTGTCACCAAAGACAGAGGGTCCTGCGTCGCTTCTATGACCAGAGGTGGCGGACAGCTGTCAAGGGAATGACAAGGGATCAGAGGGGGGACTATAAACCCAGCTATGCTGTGCATGAATCCTGTGGCAGCTCTTTGTTACAGAAGGGGAAAGGGCGCTCGCTGGGTTTCAAGAGATGGAGTCTGTTTCCACCTCTGCAAAAGTCCTCCTTCCAGCTCAAAGAGAAAGTGAACAATCTGTCGAATAAAATCAAGGGAGGGACAGGAAAGAGTACCACACCTGCAGTGGGCCGGATTGACATAGttgacacagtctctatggGGATTTACAGCTGTGAGCAAAGCAGTTATCAGTTCTATGATCTGGCAGAGTGCTACGGCCTGAAAGAGACTGACATTTAG